A single Deltaproteobacteria bacterium DNA region contains:
- a CDS encoding CoA transferase has product MDGGQDGALGGSRVLELCDETGAGCGKLLADLGADVIKIEPPGGDASRRIPPFWGGEAGADRSLPFLYANTNKRSLTLDLGRAADRARLRGLARGAALVVETFPPGHLDALDLGWEALRADNPRLVLTSITGFGQTGPRRAWRSSDLVANALGGALQVIGEADDPPVRLAGRQAHVAASLVAASASLVALLHAVRTGAGQHVDVSVQEAVASVSHICGAGKFLDDGILPRRAGAGLFASVPSGIYRCRDGLAYLMVNRPGHWQALARWVAEVTGVQEILDPLFEGPSSRRIPYRELIDLWLVELAERFSVDELYREAQTRHLACTPLQGAGAVIADPQLAARGFFVAVEHAGRGCLQMPGAPYRLSETPWAVRRPAPQPGEHDAELRREEAARDGSALELGPPAHPTPEGVDLPGSGPAPPLAGLRVVEFSAAMAGPWIGRLLAWCGADVIRVESHRRPDVVRQYVPPREPERGIQPRLSPWFTDWNAGKRFVALDLTRPRAVELARRLVATADVVVENQSAGVLDKLGLGWEALRRVRPELVMLSSSGYGRTGPCSRYVTWGPNIEALSGLARLSGFPERDCAVTQFAYPDAIAALHGLVAVLAALHFRARSGRGQHVDLAQYEAAAAAIGPVLLERLANGHEPERLGNRSLRAAPHGVYRCAGDDRWCAVSVSGDGEWARLCAVLAREDWGRDARFATHAARLAHAAALDRELERATAGRDAFELMHALQAAGVAAGVVQTAADLLRDPGLLARGFFEEIEHMVRGRVVATGVPLGLRGTPGRSGRAGARVGEDNDAVLRGLLGLDAREYAAGVADGAIEPAEEPA; this is encoded by the coding sequence GTGGACGGCGGGCAGGATGGCGCGCTCGGGGGCTCGAGGGTGCTCGAGCTCTGCGACGAGACGGGCGCGGGCTGCGGCAAGCTCCTGGCCGACCTCGGGGCCGACGTGATCAAGATCGAGCCCCCGGGCGGCGACGCGAGCCGCCGGATCCCTCCCTTCTGGGGCGGCGAGGCCGGCGCCGACCGGAGCCTTCCCTTCCTCTACGCCAACACGAACAAGCGCAGCCTGACGCTCGACCTCGGGCGGGCCGCGGACCGCGCGCGCCTGCGAGGCCTCGCCCGCGGCGCCGCGCTCGTCGTGGAGACCTTCCCGCCCGGCCATCTCGACGCCCTGGACCTCGGCTGGGAGGCGCTGCGCGCGGACAACCCGCGCCTCGTGCTGACCTCGATCACCGGCTTCGGGCAGACCGGGCCGCGGCGCGCCTGGCGCTCGTCGGACCTGGTCGCGAACGCGCTCGGTGGCGCGCTCCAGGTGATCGGAGAGGCCGACGACCCGCCGGTGCGGCTGGCCGGCCGGCAGGCCCACGTGGCGGCGTCCCTGGTGGCCGCCTCGGCGAGCCTCGTCGCGCTGCTCCACGCCGTGCGCACCGGCGCGGGGCAGCACGTCGACGTGTCGGTGCAGGAGGCGGTGGCCTCGGTGTCGCACATCTGTGGGGCCGGGAAGTTCCTCGACGACGGCATCCTGCCCCGGCGCGCCGGTGCGGGGCTCTTCGCTTCGGTGCCCTCGGGCATCTACCGCTGCCGGGACGGGCTCGCCTACCTGATGGTGAACCGTCCCGGGCACTGGCAGGCGCTGGCGCGCTGGGTTGCCGAGGTGACGGGCGTCCAGGAGATCCTCGATCCCCTCTTCGAGGGCCCCTCCTCGCGGCGCATCCCGTACCGCGAGCTGATCGACCTGTGGCTCGTGGAGCTCGCCGAGCGCTTCAGCGTCGACGAGCTCTACCGCGAGGCGCAGACCCGCCACCTCGCCTGCACGCCGCTCCAGGGGGCCGGCGCCGTGATCGCGGATCCGCAGCTCGCCGCGCGCGGCTTCTTCGTCGCGGTCGAGCACGCCGGCCGCGGCTGCCTGCAGATGCCGGGCGCGCCCTATCGGCTCTCCGAGACGCCGTGGGCGGTGCGCCGGCCAGCGCCGCAGCCGGGCGAGCACGACGCCGAGCTGCGGCGCGAGGAGGCCGCCCGCGACGGCTCGGCGCTCGAGCTGGGCCCCCCGGCGCATCCGACACCGGAAGGCGTCGATCTCCCGGGATCCGGCCCGGCGCCGCCGCTCGCCGGCCTGCGCGTGGTCGAGTTCTCGGCCGCGATGGCGGGGCCCTGGATCGGCCGCCTCCTCGCGTGGTGCGGCGCCGACGTGATCCGGGTCGAATCGCACCGGCGCCCCGACGTGGTGCGCCAGTACGTCCCGCCCCGCGAGCCCGAGCGCGGCATCCAGCCCCGGCTCTCGCCCTGGTTCACCGACTGGAACGCCGGCAAGCGCTTCGTGGCGCTCGACCTCACCCGTCCCCGCGCGGTCGAGCTGGCCCGGCGGCTCGTCGCCACGGCGGACGTGGTGGTCGAGAACCAGAGTGCGGGCGTGCTCGACAAGCTCGGGCTCGGCTGGGAGGCGCTGCGCCGGGTCCGGCCCGAGCTGGTGATGCTCTCGAGCTCCGGCTACGGCCGGACGGGGCCCTGCTCCCGCTACGTCACCTGGGGGCCCAACATCGAGGCGCTCTCCGGGCTGGCGCGTCTCTCCGGCTTCCCGGAGCGCGACTGCGCCGTGACCCAGTTCGCCTATCCGGATGCGATCGCCGCCCTGCACGGCCTGGTCGCCGTGCTGGCCGCGCTCCACTTCCGCGCGCGGAGCGGACGCGGCCAGCACGTCGACCTCGCGCAGTACGAGGCGGCCGCGGCCGCGATCGGCCCCGTGCTGCTCGAACGGCTCGCGAACGGTCACGAGCCCGAGCGGCTCGGCAACCGCTCGCTGCGCGCCGCGCCCCACGGCGTCTACCGCTGTGCCGGCGACGACCGCTGGTGCGCCGTCTCCGTCTCCGGCGACGGCGAGTGGGCGCGCCTGTGCGCCGTGCTCGCGCGCGAGGACTGGGGCCGGGACGCGCGCTTCGCAACCCACGCGGCGCGCCTCGCCCACGCCGCGGCCCTCGACCGCGAGCTGGAGCGCGCCACGGCCGGGCGCGACGCCTTCGAGCTGATGCACGCGCTCCAGGCGGCGGGCGTCGCGGCCGGGGTCGTGCAGACCGCGGCAGACCTGCTCCGCGACCCCGGGCTCCTCGCGCGCGGCTTCTTCGAGGAGATCGAGCACATGGTCCGGGGCCGCGTCGTCGCGACCGGCGTGCCGCTCGGCCTGCGCGGCACCCCGGGCCGCAGCGGCCGCGCGGGGGCGCGCGTCGGCGAGGACAACGACGCGGTGCTGCGCGGCCTGCTCGGCCTCGACGCGCGTGAATACGCCGCGGGCGTCGCCGACGGCGCGATCGAGCCGGCCGAGGAGCCCGCCTAG
- a CDS encoding XdhC family protein: protein MPSSRAPVRELLREIGRWQSEGEEVALATLVRVDGSAPSGPGARLACTRGGRMAGSVGPGCVESDVFLRALEVLGEGAPARARYGIADETALEIGLSCGGSIELLIEPFAADEAWRALVRAVEAERPVALATALSPAALRGRRLAVDAEGGRTGSIDAALDEPARAAAQGQLAAGGTRVVELPWRDGVAELFLEAVGPPERLYVVGATQIAAALSRIAPALGFQVTIIDARTALATRERFPEAAALVHEWPGEALAAARLDAGAYVVVLTHDPKFDVPALVHALRSRARYVGALGSRRTDARRRDLLREQGLSDTELERLRAPIGLDLGGREPAEVALAILAEIQTVRYGHEGAALCLGSGPIHGG from the coding sequence ATGCCCTCCAGCCGAGCGCCCGTGCGCGAGCTCCTGCGCGAGATCGGGCGCTGGCAGAGCGAGGGCGAGGAGGTGGCCCTCGCGACGCTCGTTCGCGTCGACGGCTCGGCGCCGAGCGGGCCGGGCGCGCGTCTGGCCTGCACGCGCGGCGGCCGCATGGCGGGCTCGGTCGGCCCCGGCTGCGTCGAGAGCGACGTCTTCCTGCGCGCCCTCGAGGTGCTCGGGGAGGGGGCGCCGGCGCGCGCGCGCTATGGCATCGCCGACGAGACGGCGCTCGAGATCGGCCTGTCCTGCGGCGGCTCGATCGAGCTCCTGATCGAGCCCTTCGCGGCGGACGAGGCGTGGCGTGCCCTCGTGCGGGCGGTCGAGGCCGAGCGGCCCGTCGCGCTCGCGACCGCGCTGTCGCCCGCGGCGCTGCGCGGCCGCCGGCTCGCGGTGGATGCGGAGGGCGGACGGACGGGCTCGATCGACGCGGCGCTCGACGAGCCGGCGCGGGCGGCGGCGCAGGGCCAGCTCGCAGCGGGCGGGACGCGGGTCGTCGAGCTGCCGTGGCGGGACGGCGTCGCGGAGCTCTTCCTCGAGGCCGTCGGGCCACCCGAGCGCCTCTACGTGGTCGGCGCCACGCAGATCGCCGCGGCGCTGTCGCGGATCGCGCCGGCGCTCGGCTTCCAGGTGACGATCATCGACGCGCGGACCGCGCTCGCGACGCGCGAGCGCTTCCCGGAAGCGGCCGCGCTCGTGCACGAATGGCCCGGCGAGGCGCTCGCCGCCGCCCGCCTCGATGCGGGCGCATACGTGGTCGTGCTCACCCACGATCCGAAGTTCGACGTGCCGGCGCTGGTCCACGCGCTGCGCTCGCGGGCGCGCTACGTCGGTGCACTCGGCAGCCGGCGCACGGACGCGCGGCGCCGCGACCTCCTGCGCGAGCAGGGTCTCTCCGACACCGAGCTGGAGCGCCTGCGCGCGCCGATCGGGCTCGACCTCGGCGGCCGCGAGCCCGCCGAGGTGGCACTCGCGATCCTCGCGGAGATCCAGACCGTGCGCTACGGGCACGAGGGCGCCGCCCTCTGCCTCGGCAGTGGACCCATCCATGGCGGCTGA
- a CDS encoding metal-dependent hydrolase, with protein sequence MPLTVTLPAARSARLPDGVAIQPRRFDFEGLDRIPQYWFGDNPILTHTENAFSILIPPGERFFIRSVQHYADRAEDPELRELIRAFVQQEALHTRAHNDFNASLARFGVRVEREIAYADRVMARLQRWLPRKMQLGVTVFLEHLTATGAHMLFLEPAIARAMHPEMLRFWRWHAVEELEHKAVAFDLFREVGGGYLLRVTSALTAALLLTLPFVKITRRMMREDPTPVTGSMREQARELNRKAMGPQLRLVRDYFRRDFHPWQNHDEPDLAAWYASPEAPGGYGGAA encoded by the coding sequence ATGCCCCTCACGGTGACCCTCCCGGCCGCGCGGTCCGCGCGCCTTCCCGACGGCGTCGCGATCCAGCCGCGGCGCTTCGACTTCGAAGGTCTCGACCGGATCCCCCAGTACTGGTTCGGGGACAACCCGATCCTCACGCACACCGAGAACGCCTTCTCGATCCTGATCCCGCCCGGGGAGCGCTTCTTCATCCGGTCCGTGCAGCACTACGCGGACCGCGCGGAGGATCCGGAGCTGCGCGAGCTGATCCGCGCCTTCGTCCAGCAGGAGGCCCTGCACACGCGGGCGCACAACGACTTCAACGCCTCGCTCGCGCGCTTCGGCGTCCGCGTCGAGCGCGAGATCGCCTACGCCGACCGCGTGATGGCCCGGCTGCAGCGGTGGCTGCCCCGGAAGATGCAGCTCGGCGTCACGGTCTTCCTCGAGCACCTGACCGCCACCGGCGCGCACATGCTCTTCCTCGAGCCGGCGATCGCGCGCGCCATGCACCCCGAGATGCTGCGCTTCTGGCGATGGCACGCGGTCGAGGAGCTCGAGCACAAGGCGGTTGCCTTCGACCTCTTCCGCGAGGTCGGCGGCGGCTACCTGCTGCGCGTGACCTCCGCGCTCACGGCCGCCCTGCTCCTCACGCTCCCCTTCGTGAAGATCACGCGGCGCATGATGCGGGAGGACCCGACGCCCGTCACCGGCTCCATGCGCGAGCAGGCGCGGGAGCTGAACCGCAAGGCCATGGGCCCGCAGCTCCGCCTGGTCCGCGACTACTTCCGGCGCGACTTCCATCCCTGGCAGAACCACGACGAGCCGGATCTCGCCGCCTGGTACGCCTCCCCCGAAGCGCCGGGCGGCTACGGCGGGGCGGCCTGA
- a CDS encoding nuclear transport factor 2 family protein — protein MIEKTIEVWHRIVRGELPGGLDELLADDCVFHSPIVFTPQKGKAITRLYLEAAGATFRGEGDGRGLEGGVPEAKLRYVKEVLSGRHAVLEFEATVDGKTVNGVDMITCDDAGRIVEFKVMVRPLQAVNLMHQKMAAMLEQLKPR, from the coding sequence ATGATCGAGAAGACCATCGAGGTCTGGCATCGCATCGTCCGCGGGGAGCTCCCGGGCGGCCTCGACGAGCTCCTGGCCGACGACTGTGTCTTCCATTCGCCGATCGTGTTCACGCCCCAGAAGGGCAAGGCGATCACCAGGCTCTATCTCGAGGCGGCGGGGGCCACCTTCCGCGGCGAGGGAGACGGACGCGGGCTCGAGGGCGGCGTTCCCGAGGCGAAGCTCCGCTACGTGAAGGAGGTCCTGTCGGGCCGCCACGCCGTGCTCGAGTTCGAGGCCACGGTGGACGGCAAGACCGTGAACGGCGTCGACATGATCACCTGCGACGACGCGGGCCGGATCGTCGAGTTCAAGGTGATGGTCCGCCCCCTCCAGGCCGTGAACCTGATGCACCAGAAGATGGCGGCGATGCTCGAGCAGCTGAAGCCGCGCTGA
- a CDS encoding GMC family oxidoreductase, whose translation MSPDPERPGDVQERAEVVVIGTGAGGAVVAAELAAAGIDVVVLEEGDDPARLAPRLGPLARIGALYRNGGMTGAFGNAFIGVPIGRTLGGTTAINSGTCWRAPAEVLARWERETGVRGLADGGLDAEYARVEEVLSVSRVPEALLGPGARLVRRGAEALGLHTEPLPRNAVGCRGTGVCAFGCPRRAKQSTDVSYMPRALAAGARLHLRARAERIELEHGRAAGVVATRLDGQDRPVGTLRVAAPRVVVAAGALLTPGLLARSGLAPRGSPVGRHLRLHPASRVAARFDEPVRAWEGVPQSLQVRDFEDEGIVLQGIWVPPDLLAATVPGAGRAHAERMQAVDHLASFGALISDTSEGRTTGGRGFAWYRMGRDDVRRMQRAVSLLARIWFAAGAREVYPGVRQAPVLRSAAEAEALGRASLRAADFEMMAFHPMGTARMAADASRGAADPAGRLHHAPSVIVADASLLPGSTRLNPQLTIMALATRIARGLAAELRPGGA comes from the coding sequence GTGAGCCCCGATCCCGAGCGCCCGGGCGACGTCCAGGAGCGCGCCGAGGTCGTGGTGATCGGCACGGGGGCGGGCGGCGCGGTGGTGGCGGCGGAGCTCGCGGCGGCGGGGATCGACGTCGTCGTGCTCGAGGAGGGCGACGACCCGGCGCGGCTCGCGCCGCGCCTGGGCCCCCTCGCGCGGATCGGCGCGCTCTACCGCAACGGCGGCATGACGGGCGCCTTCGGCAACGCCTTCATCGGGGTCCCGATCGGCCGGACCCTGGGCGGCACGACGGCGATCAACTCGGGCACCTGCTGGCGCGCGCCCGCCGAGGTGCTCGCGCGCTGGGAGCGCGAGACCGGCGTCCGGGGCCTCGCCGACGGCGGGCTCGACGCCGAGTACGCGCGGGTCGAGGAGGTGCTCTCGGTGTCGCGCGTGCCCGAGGCCCTGCTCGGCCCCGGAGCCCGGCTCGTGCGCCGCGGGGCGGAGGCGCTCGGGCTGCACACGGAGCCGCTCCCCCGCAACGCGGTCGGGTGTCGAGGCACCGGCGTCTGCGCCTTCGGCTGCCCGCGGCGCGCCAAGCAGTCCACCGACGTCTCCTACATGCCGCGCGCGCTCGCAGCGGGCGCGCGGCTCCATCTGCGCGCCCGCGCCGAGCGCATCGAGCTCGAGCACGGCCGCGCGGCGGGCGTCGTCGCCACCCGCCTCGACGGGCAGGATCGGCCGGTCGGCACCTTGCGCGTGGCGGCGCCGCGCGTGGTCGTGGCGGCGGGGGCCCTCCTCACGCCCGGCCTGCTCGCGCGCAGCGGGCTCGCGCCGCGCGGATCGCCGGTAGGCCGGCATCTCCGCCTGCACCCGGCGTCGCGCGTGGCGGCGCGCTTCGACGAGCCGGTGCGCGCCTGGGAGGGCGTGCCCCAGAGCCTCCAGGTCCGCGACTTCGAGGACGAGGGCATCGTGCTCCAGGGCATCTGGGTGCCGCCCGACCTGCTCGCGGCCACCGTGCCCGGAGCCGGGCGGGCGCACGCCGAGCGCATGCAGGCCGTCGACCACCTGGCGTCGTTCGGCGCCCTGATCAGCGACACCAGCGAGGGTCGAACCACGGGCGGTCGCGGCTTCGCCTGGTACCGGATGGGCCGCGACGACGTGCGCCGCATGCAGCGGGCCGTGTCGCTGCTCGCGCGCATCTGGTTCGCCGCGGGCGCACGCGAGGTCTACCCGGGGGTGCGCCAGGCGCCCGTCCTGCGTTCGGCCGCGGAGGCGGAGGCGCTCGGGCGCGCCTCCCTGCGCGCGGCGGACTTCGAGATGATGGCCTTCCATCCGATGGGCACGGCGCGGATGGCGGCCGATGCGTCGCGCGGCGCCGCCGACCCCGCGGGACGGCTCCATCACGCCCCGAGCGTGATCGTCGCGGACGCGAGCCTCCTGCCGGGCTCGACGCGGCTCAACCCCCAGCTCACGATCATGGCCCTCGCGACCCGGATCGCCCGCGGGCTCGCGGCCGAGCTCCGGCCCGGCGGGGCGTAG
- a CDS encoding hemolysin III family protein, with the protein MRGEDVANSVTHGLGLLASLVGLPVLVLAAAGRGDALEVAGASVFGASLVALYAASTTYHAWPRTPTRGTLQVVDHAAIYLLIAGTYTPFTLGVLRGAWGWTLFGVVWSLAAAGVVTKLLLGVRGPRLSTVLYVAMGWLGIVAIRPMTEHLPAAGLAWLLAGGLLYTAGIAFYAWERLRYGHAVWHLFVLGGSACHFVAVLRYALPA; encoded by the coding sequence TTGCGAGGGGAGGACGTCGCCAACAGCGTCACCCACGGGCTCGGCCTGCTGGCGAGCCTCGTCGGTCTGCCCGTCCTGGTGCTGGCCGCAGCGGGCCGCGGTGATGCCCTCGAGGTCGCCGGCGCGAGCGTCTTCGGCGCGTCGCTGGTGGCGCTCTACGCGGCGTCGACGACCTATCACGCCTGGCCGCGCACCCCGACCCGGGGGACCCTGCAGGTGGTGGACCACGCCGCGATCTACCTCCTGATCGCGGGCACCTACACGCCCTTCACGCTGGGCGTCCTGCGCGGGGCCTGGGGCTGGACGCTCTTCGGGGTCGTCTGGAGCCTCGCGGCGGCCGGCGTCGTGACGAAGCTGCTCCTGGGGGTTCGTGGTCCCCGCCTCTCGACCGTGCTCTACGTCGCCATGGGCTGGCTCGGGATCGTCGCGATCCGGCCGATGACCGAGCATCTGCCGGCGGCAGGCCTGGCCTGGCTCCTCGCCGGCGGGCTGCTCTACACCGCGGGCATCGCGTTCTACGCCTGGGAGCGCCTGCGCTACGGGCATGCCGTCTGGCATCTCTTCGTGCTCGGCGGGAGCGCCTGCCACTTCGTGGCCGTGCTCCGCTACGCGCTGCCGGCCTGA
- a CDS encoding radical SAM protein, producing the protein MAREIDAGVLRFHLAYELRRWLRRRLSGPDAGLPTALFLETSSYCEGACADCYVPAADRRRHLQLDRATLDRLLADAGRLPLAFVCLVGGEPLDGSVVERNVELVRDHPRTRFLICTSGEPGIGPELGRELGALRNLSLLVSFEGLPETHQRIRPRGSFERACEAVEAYRRYGRGMCGASVTLRSDNWREATSRAFVERLVAAGCHFLSYSPCETRDGRQALDPGLYADALVRLAALSTSARTLFFCHPFGQILGGRVAPVQRVRPLTVDYAGNVYTARRGPSFGNVHDVGLAAVLARPALRASYGEPVPGPTGAPLAASLGA; encoded by the coding sequence ATGGCGCGCGAGATCGACGCCGGGGTCCTGCGCTTCCATCTCGCCTACGAGCTGCGCCGGTGGCTGCGGCGCCGGCTCTCGGGCCCCGACGCGGGGCTCCCGACGGCCCTCTTCCTCGAGACGTCGAGCTACTGCGAGGGCGCCTGCGCCGACTGCTACGTGCCGGCCGCCGACCGCCGCCGGCATCTCCAGCTCGACCGCGCCACGCTCGACCGCCTGCTCGCGGACGCCGGGCGCCTGCCGCTCGCCTTCGTCTGCCTGGTGGGCGGCGAGCCCCTCGACGGCTCGGTCGTGGAGCGCAACGTCGAGCTCGTGCGCGATCACCCGCGCACGCGCTTCCTGATCTGCACCAGCGGCGAGCCGGGGATCGGGCCGGAGCTCGGCCGCGAGCTCGGCGCGCTGCGCAACCTGTCCCTGCTCGTGTCCTTCGAGGGCCTTCCGGAGACCCACCAGCGGATCCGCCCGCGCGGCAGCTTCGAGCGCGCGTGCGAAGCCGTCGAGGCCTACCGCCGCTACGGCCGGGGCATGTGCGGGGCCAGCGTCACGCTGCGGTCGGACAACTGGCGCGAGGCGACGAGCCGGGCCTTCGTCGAGCGGCTCGTCGCCGCCGGCTGCCACTTCCTGTCGTATTCCCCGTGCGAGACCCGGGACGGCCGCCAGGCGCTCGACCCCGGGCTCTACGCCGACGCCCTCGTGCGGCTGGCGGCGCTCTCCACCTCGGCAAGGACGCTGTTCTTCTGCCACCCCTTCGGGCAGATCCTCGGCGGGAGGGTCGCGCCGGTGCAGCGCGTGCGGCCGCTCACGGTGGACTACGCCGGCAACGTCTACACGGCTCGCCGCGGGCCCTCGTTCGGCAACGTCCACGACGTCGGTCTCGCCGCCGTGCTCGCGCGGCCCGCGCTGCGGGCCTCCTACGGCGAGCCGGTGCCGGGCCCGACCGGTGCTCCGCTCGCAGCGTCGCTCGGCGCATGA
- a CDS encoding (Fe-S)-binding protein, which yields MTATREIYWNIEGGGWIYLLAALAGVALVLGVLRHVQRWRLGAPAARWDRLWERLRGVAVDAVAQRRLRGVRIPGGAHFTLSVSFVLLFVASLLIAVQEWSGWHLLAGPFYLGYSLVSDSAGLVGLVALGVFAWRRAVTRPAHLPTRRGDWLALGFLFVLYVQGFLIEGARIAVTELGQPLAYWSPGGWLAAHALAGLHPGTLRALHRAGWWLHAASAFVFLGWIGHSKLDHLVYGPLNVFLRNLGSSGTLAHPDIEATLERDPDALATLGVGRVDGFSWKDLADLDACTQCGRCEAVCPASLSGSVLSPRKLILDLKQHRDAVGPSLLAARSRGDDAGALELPPLVGDGAPGAAAPAVLDAELWDCRTCGACQQACPVHIEHVPKIVDMRRHLVMTESRLGDEAQQMLRSLEDRGHPWRGSSLDREAWLQGLDVKLLRRGERAEWLLWVGCTGALVDRNVQVTRALVRVLQAAGVDFTVLGSEERCTGDPARRVGDELTFQSCVRSNLEAFVRHGVERVVASCPHCLHAFRNEYPAFGARFEVRHHTELIAELIAQGRLPLRRRIGSVAFHDPCYLGRHNGVFDAPRAVLDAVAEEGAPVELARSRERSLCCGAGGGHAWMASPAPRRPSHLRFAEVQASGAETLALGCPFCLQMLEDARNTLDPERRVRTADLAELVAEALEG from the coding sequence ATGACGGCGACGCGCGAGATCTACTGGAACATCGAGGGCGGGGGCTGGATCTACCTGCTGGCCGCCCTCGCGGGCGTCGCGCTCGTGCTCGGGGTGCTGCGGCACGTGCAGCGGTGGCGGCTCGGCGCTCCGGCGGCGCGGTGGGATCGCCTGTGGGAGCGGCTGCGCGGCGTCGCGGTCGACGCCGTCGCGCAGCGGCGGCTGCGCGGGGTGCGCATCCCGGGCGGCGCGCACTTCACGCTCTCGGTGTCGTTCGTGCTGCTCTTCGTGGCGTCGCTCCTGATCGCCGTCCAGGAGTGGAGCGGCTGGCACCTGCTCGCGGGCCCGTTCTATCTCGGCTATTCGCTCGTGAGCGACAGCGCCGGCCTCGTGGGCCTCGTGGCGCTCGGCGTCTTCGCGTGGCGCCGCGCCGTCACGCGCCCGGCGCACCTGCCCACCCGCCGCGGCGACTGGCTCGCGCTCGGCTTCCTCTTCGTCCTCTACGTGCAGGGCTTCCTCATCGAGGGGGCCCGCATCGCGGTGACCGAGCTCGGCCAGCCGCTGGCGTACTGGTCGCCCGGGGGCTGGCTCGCGGCGCACGCGCTCGCGGGCCTGCATCCCGGGACGCTTCGCGCGCTGCACCGCGCGGGCTGGTGGCTGCACGCGGCGAGCGCCTTCGTGTTCCTCGGCTGGATCGGCCACTCCAAGCTCGACCACCTCGTCTACGGGCCGCTCAACGTCTTCCTGCGCAACCTCGGCTCGAGCGGCACGCTCGCCCATCCCGACATCGAGGCGACGCTCGAGCGCGATCCCGACGCGCTGGCGACGCTCGGGGTCGGCCGGGTGGACGGCTTCTCGTGGAAGGATCTGGCGGATCTCGACGCCTGCACCCAGTGCGGGCGCTGCGAGGCGGTGTGTCCGGCGAGCCTGTCGGGCAGCGTGTTGAGCCCGCGCAAGCTGATCCTCGACCTGAAGCAGCACCGCGACGCCGTGGGCCCCTCGCTGCTGGCCGCCCGCAGCCGCGGCGACGACGCCGGGGCGCTGGAGCTGCCCCCGCTCGTGGGCGACGGCGCACCCGGGGCCGCCGCGCCGGCGGTGCTCGACGCGGAGCTCTGGGACTGCCGCACCTGCGGCGCCTGCCAGCAGGCGTGCCCGGTCCACATCGAGCACGTGCCGAAGATCGTCGACATGCGCCGCCACCTCGTGATGACGGAGTCGCGGCTCGGGGACGAGGCCCAGCAGATGCTGCGCAGCCTCGAGGACCGCGGCCATCCCTGGCGTGGCAGCTCGCTCGACCGGGAAGCCTGGCTCCAGGGCCTCGACGTGAAGCTCCTGCGCCGTGGCGAGCGCGCCGAGTGGCTGCTCTGGGTGGGCTGCACGGGCGCGCTCGTCGACCGCAACGTGCAGGTGACGCGCGCCCTGGTCCGGGTGCTGCAGGCGGCCGGCGTCGACTTCACGGTGCTCGGATCGGAGGAGCGCTGCACCGGTGACCCCGCGCGCCGCGTCGGGGACGAACTCACCTTCCAGTCCTGCGTCCGGTCCAACCTCGAGGCCTTCGTGCGCCACGGCGTCGAGCGGGTGGTCGCGTCCTGCCCGCACTGCCTCCACGCGTTCCGCAACGAGTACCCGGCCTTCGGTGCCCGCTTCGAGGTGCGCCACCACACGGAGCTGATCGCGGAGCTGATCGCGCAGGGCCGGCTCCCGCTGCGCCGGCGGATCGGCAGCGTCGCCTTCCACGACCCGTGCTACCTCGGTCGACACAACGGCGTGTTCGACGCGCCGCGTGCCGTCCTCGACGCCGTCGCGGAGGAGGGGGCGCCGGTGGAGCTGGCGCGCAGCCGCGAGCGCTCGCTGTGCTGCGGCGCCGGCGGCGGGCACGCCTGGATGGCCAGTCCGGCGCCGCGCCGGCCGAGCCACCTGCGCTTCGCCGAGGTGCAGGCCTCGGGCGCGGAGACCCTGGCGCTCGGCTGCCCGTTCTGCCTGCAGATGCTCGAGGATGCGCGCAACACCCTCGATCCCGAGCGGCGCGTCCGCACCGCGGACCTGGCCGAGCTCGTGGCGGAGGCGCTCGAGGGATGA